In a single window of the Acetivibrio cellulolyticus CD2 genome:
- a CDS encoding C-GCAxxG-C-C family (seleno)protein, which yields MSVNTAKNHYLGKEGYTRMNCAQSVISAFKEKYNLSTEAIEAFGNFGTGRAPEGLCGALYAAKYIFEKYAAVEKSIELEKYFFDQAGAVKCDEIRMRKKLSCLGCVEKCAEFLERG from the coding sequence ATGTCTGTAAATACTGCGAAAAATCATTACCTTGGCAAAGAGGGATATACAAGAATGAATTGTGCACAATCGGTGATTAGTGCGTTTAAAGAAAAATATAATTTGAGTACTGAAGCCATTGAAGCTTTCGGAAATTTTGGTACCGGCAGAGCCCCAGAAGGATTATGTGGTGCTTTATATGCAGCAAAGTATATTTTTGAAAAATATGCTGCTGTAGAAAAAAGTATTGAGTTGGAAAAATATTTTTTCGATCAAGCAGGCGCAGTAAAATGCGATGAGATTAGAATGCGCAAAAAATTATCCTGCCTTGGTTGCGTTGAAAAATGTGCAGAGTTTTTAGAGAGAGGATAA
- a CDS encoding Fur family transcriptional regulator yields MSTRSCYKTKQKDLILAYLAGKKNQYVSVDMIAECLKGKVGITTIYRYLDKLIKEGVVLKHAISDSKNAYYQYLEPSEKSLNQYNLLCVECGQILHLGCNYLDELSIYVQKELSFKIDNHKTIFNGYCENCIDEKQ; encoded by the coding sequence ATGAGTACAAGAAGTTGCTACAAAACTAAACAGAAGGATTTGATTTTAGCTTACCTTGCAGGTAAGAAAAATCAATATGTTTCAGTTGATATGATTGCAGAATGCCTCAAAGGGAAAGTTGGAATAACAACAATATACCGCTACCTGGATAAGCTTATTAAAGAAGGTGTCGTTCTAAAGCATGCTATATCTGATAGTAAGAATGCTTACTATCAGTATTTAGAACCGTCAGAAAAGAGTTTAAATCAATATAATCTTTTATGTGTTGAATGTGGCCAGATACTTCATTTGGGGTGTAATTATCTTGATGAGTTGTCAATATACGTACAGAAAGAGCTTAGTTTTAAAATAGATAATCATAAGACTATATTTAATGGGTACTGTGAAAATTGTATTGATGAAAAACAATAA
- a CDS encoding M42 family metallopeptidase, which produces MDHISVLKDLSAFTGVSGREEGISKYIAELFKNYCDSVEIDKFYNVSGYKKGSAEAGKKIMIMAHHDEIGLMVKSIDENGFIKFTSIGGVDSKILLAQEVVVHGSEDIYGVIGAKPPHLLKPEETKKAAKMDDLYIDTGFNKESISKLVSIGDIITLKTYPFELKGNKLSSKCLDNRAGVGVLLDIMDRLSKLKHNDDIIFVATSQEELGLSGAKIAAYNINPDLAIVIDACHGEIPDASKDETYPLGKGPAIAIGPNLHRQNTKKIIDLAKEENIPYQIDVEPGNTGTEAWATQVSRSGIPTLLVSIPLKYMHTTIETIHINDIKNAGKLVSRFVSDSAL; this is translated from the coding sequence ATGGACCATATAAGCGTTTTGAAAGACCTTAGCGCATTTACCGGTGTATCGGGCAGAGAGGAAGGCATATCTAAATATATTGCAGAGTTATTTAAGAACTACTGCGATAGTGTAGAGATAGATAAATTTTATAATGTCAGTGGTTATAAAAAAGGTTCAGCTGAAGCTGGGAAAAAGATTATGATCATGGCTCACCATGATGAGATCGGTCTGATGGTTAAAAGTATTGATGAAAATGGTTTTATAAAATTCACCAGTATCGGTGGAGTAGACAGTAAAATACTTCTTGCACAGGAGGTAGTGGTGCATGGAAGTGAGGACATTTATGGAGTTATTGGAGCAAAGCCGCCTCATCTTCTTAAACCGGAAGAGACAAAAAAGGCAGCAAAAATGGACGATCTGTATATTGACACAGGCTTTAACAAGGAGAGTATTTCAAAACTGGTTTCAATCGGAGATATTATAACTTTAAAAACATATCCATTTGAATTAAAGGGGAACAAGCTAAGTTCAAAATGCCTGGATAACAGGGCGGGAGTAGGTGTATTGCTTGATATTATGGATCGGCTTTCAAAGCTTAAGCATAATGATGATATAATTTTTGTTGCAACTTCACAGGAGGAATTAGGATTAAGCGGTGCAAAGATTGCTGCCTATAATATAAATCCTGATCTTGCAATTGTCATTGATGCTTGTCATGGGGAAATTCCGGATGCATCAAAGGATGAAACATATCCTTTGGGTAAGGGGCCGGCTATTGCAATTGGGCCAAATCTGCACAGACAAAATACAAAAAAAATAATTGATTTGGCAAAGGAAGAAAATATACCATACCAGATTGATGTGGAACCGGGAAACACAGGAACAGAAGCTTGGGCAACTCAGGTATCCAGGTCTGGAATTCCTACGTTACTGGTTTCCATTCCGTTAAAGTATATGCATACGACAATAGAGACCATACATATCAACGATATTAAAAATGCCGGGAAGCTGGTTTCAAGGTTTGTTTCAGATAGTGCTCTGTAA
- a CDS encoding DUF6125 family protein, whose translation MLKAERIQDLSKEELLELNKIYAKNWLAHDGLWFQSIEEKYGMDMAIDMDREAWRRFTVIEARRLIDFLQLGSNSGIDGLKKALSFRLYSMINEDEIVVEGDNVLLYRVKTCRVQHARRKKNLPDFPCKSVGIIEYSLFAKTIDERFETETISCYPDITDPEYNCIWKFTLKT comes from the coding sequence ATGCTAAAGGCAGAAAGGATACAGGATTTATCAAAGGAAGAATTGCTGGAGCTCAATAAAATATATGCAAAAAACTGGCTTGCTCATGACGGACTTTGGTTTCAATCCATAGAAGAAAAATATGGTATGGACATGGCGATCGATATGGACAGGGAAGCATGGAGAAGGTTTACTGTGATTGAGGCAAGGCGGCTAATAGACTTTTTGCAACTTGGAAGCAATTCTGGCATAGATGGACTAAAAAAAGCTCTTTCTTTCAGGCTTTACTCCATGATAAATGAAGATGAAATTGTGGTTGAAGGTGATAATGTGCTTTTATACCGTGTCAAAACTTGCAGAGTCCAGCATGCAAGAAGAAAAAAGAACTTGCCTGATTTTCCGTGCAAATCCGTAGGTATTATTGAATACAGTCTGTTTGCCAAAACTATTGATGAACGGTTTGAAACAGAGACTATAAGCTGTTATCCGGATATAACGGATCCTGAATATAATTGTATATGGAAGTTTACTTTAAAAACGTGA
- a CDS encoding metal ABC transporter substrate-binding protein — protein MKKFISSIFLVMLMAITLVGCTQKEVKETSKIDNKLNIVATIFPQYDFTRAIVGDKANLSMLVSPGTSVHSFEPSPADIIKVKNADVFIYIGGESDAWIDNILKSIDISKKKIIRLIDYVNTVEEQTVEGMEPEKDESESEGHDKKEEHEYDEHIWTSPKNAIKLIGAISECLCEKDKTNAGFYRQNAQNYIDGIKKVDEDIASIVKNSSNKLIVVADKFPFRYFVDEYGLKYCAAFGGCSDQTDASASTIAYMVDTVKKNKIPYVYYVELSNQNVAKSICEQTDSKMLLLHSCHNVSREDFDSGVTYLSLMKQNAENLRKGLGK, from the coding sequence ATGAAAAAATTTATTTCAAGCATTTTTTTGGTTATGCTTATGGCAATAACTTTGGTGGGTTGTACTCAAAAGGAGGTTAAAGAAACCTCTAAAATAGATAATAAGCTTAACATTGTGGCAACAATCTTTCCACAGTACGATTTTACAAGAGCAATAGTTGGTGATAAGGCAAACTTGTCCATGTTGGTAAGTCCTGGCACATCAGTACATTCGTTTGAGCCATCCCCTGCGGATATAATAAAAGTAAAAAATGCTGACGTATTTATCTATATAGGCGGTGAAAGTGATGCCTGGATAGATAATATTTTAAAATCAATAGATATATCAAAAAAGAAAATCATACGTTTGATAGATTATGTAAATACAGTAGAAGAACAAACTGTGGAAGGTATGGAACCTGAAAAGGATGAGTCTGAAAGTGAGGGACATGATAAAAAAGAAGAGCATGAATATGATGAACATATTTGGACGTCACCGAAGAATGCCATAAAATTGATTGGAGCGATTTCAGAATGTTTATGTGAAAAGGATAAAACAAACGCTGGATTTTACCGTCAAAATGCCCAAAATTATATTGATGGAATTAAAAAAGTTGATGAGGATATTGCTTCGATTGTAAAGAATTCATCAAATAAGCTAATTGTAGTTGCTGATAAATTTCCGTTTCGCTATTTTGTGGATGAATACGGTCTTAAATATTGTGCAGCATTCGGCGGATGCAGTGACCAAACAGATGCAAGTGCTTCAACTATCGCATATATGGTAGATACAGTGAAGAAAAACAAAATCCCTTATGTATACTATGTGGAACTCAGCAATCAGAATGTAGCCAAATCAATATGTGAACAAACAGACTCAAAAATGCTTCTTCTTCATTCTTGCCATAATGTTTCAAGAGAAGATTTTGATTCAGGAGTGACATACCTTTCTCTAATGAAACAAAATGCTGAGAATTTGAGAAAGGGGCTTGGTAAGTGA
- a CDS encoding TIGR03943 family putative permease subunit, with product MKKIFIFTLFILIIFLAGCNKKPLLSEPGTTSIAEEQTDKSAVVSTPEDQTNSSGNIVKISERFFIQQCNDIYTNLNDYKGKTIQLEGMYDSYTDEETGKTRHAVIRKSPGCCGNDGVVGFEFSYDGQMPKLNEWIKVTGTLEVEESEDIILHLSKLEVLEIRGKEFVTN from the coding sequence ATGAAAAAAATATTTATTTTTACGTTATTCATTTTAATTATATTTCTTGCCGGATGTAACAAGAAACCATTGTTAAGTGAACCTGGTACAACATCTATAGCCGAAGAGCAGACAGATAAATCAGCAGTGGTTTCAACACCAGAAGATCAAACAAATAGCAGTGGAAATATTGTTAAAATAAGTGAAAGGTTCTTTATTCAACAGTGCAATGATATATATACCAATCTCAATGATTATAAAGGTAAGACCATTCAGTTAGAGGGCATGTATGATTCATATACTGACGAGGAAACAGGTAAAACTCGTCATGCGGTGATTCGAAAAAGTCCTGGCTGCTGTGGAAATGATGGTGTTGTGGGATTTGAATTTTCCTATGACGGGCAAATGCCTAAGCTCAATGAATGGATTAAGGTAACTGGAACATTGGAGGTTGAAGAATCCGAAGATATCATATTACACCTTTCAAAACTTGAAGTTTTAGAAATACGTGGCAAAGAATTTGTGACAAATTAA
- a CDS encoding metal ABC transporter ATP-binding protein: MSIISCKGISIKYDGGFAVKDVSFELMQGDYLYIVGENGSGKSTLMKGILGLLKPANGQIIFNGLKQKEIGYLPQQTVVQKDFPASVYEVVLSGCLNRHGFMPFYSKKDRENAKNNIKHLGIEAFKKKSYRDLSGGQQQRVLLARALCATDKLLMLDEPVSGLDPVVSSEMYSLLYKLNHEHGITIIMISHDIQSAVQYGNKILHMQTSPLFFGSTMEYMNTNIGIRMMGGVENA; encoded by the coding sequence ATGAGTATCATTTCTTGTAAGGGAATATCAATTAAATATGATGGAGGTTTTGCTGTAAAGGATGTAAGCTTTGAATTAATGCAGGGAGACTATCTTTATATTGTTGGAGAAAACGGCTCGGGCAAAAGTACTTTAATGAAAGGCATTCTAGGTCTATTGAAACCTGCCAATGGTCAGATTATATTTAACGGATTAAAACAAAAGGAAATAGGCTATCTGCCTCAACAAACAGTTGTTCAAAAAGATTTTCCTGCAAGTGTATATGAGGTAGTACTTTCAGGTTGTTTAAATCGGCATGGATTTATGCCATTTTATTCAAAAAAAGATAGAGAAAATGCTAAAAATAATATAAAACATCTTGGGATTGAAGCATTTAAAAAGAAGTCTTACCGTGATTTATCTGGCGGGCAACAACAGCGCGTGCTTTTAGCACGCGCTCTGTGCGCTACCGATAAGCTGTTAATGTTGGATGAACCGGTTTCAGGTCTTGATCCCGTTGTGTCTTCGGAAATGTATTCCTTGCTTTATAAGTTAAATCATGAACACGGTATAACAATCATTATGATATCTCATGATATACAGAGTGCTGTCCAATACGGCAATAAGATTTTACACATGCAAACATCACCCTTGTTTTTTGGTTCCACAATGGAATATATGAATACCAATATAGGTATTAGAATGATGGGAGGTGTAGAAAATGCTTAA
- a CDS encoding metal ABC transporter permease, with protein sequence MLNLLQELFSYPFIIRALVVGILVSLCASLLGVSLVLKRYSMIGDGLSHVGFGTLAIAMSLNLAPLQVSIPLVILAAFLLLRLSENSKIKGDAAIALISSSSLAIGVITISLTTGMNADVCNYMFGSILTMSKGDLYLSVTVSVVVLILYVLFYNKIFAVTFDESFAKATGTKTGLYNMLIAFLTALIIVVGMRMMGALLISSLIIFPSLTSMRVFKSFKSVVISSTILSVTCFFIGLVASFQFSTPAGASVVVVNLGAFCMFFIAGLVQKKFNINGG encoded by the coding sequence ATGCTTAATTTATTGCAAGAGCTTTTTTCTTATCCCTTTATTATAAGAGCTTTAGTGGTAGGTATTCTCGTTTCTTTATGTGCATCCTTGCTTGGAGTAAGTCTTGTTCTAAAGCGTTATTCTATGATTGGTGATGGACTCTCCCATGTTGGATTTGGAACTTTGGCAATAGCAATGTCATTGAATCTTGCACCTCTACAGGTTTCAATACCTTTGGTCATTCTTGCGGCATTTTTACTGCTTAGGTTAAGCGAAAATAGCAAAATTAAAGGTGATGCAGCCATAGCGCTTATTTCAAGCAGTTCTCTTGCAATAGGTGTTATTACCATATCATTAACCACAGGAATGAACGCTGATGTATGTAACTATATGTTCGGAAGTATACTTACAATGAGTAAAGGAGATCTTTACCTTAGCGTAACTGTATCAGTTGTAGTACTGATTTTATATGTACTTTTCTATAATAAAATATTTGCAGTTACATTTGATGAAAGCTTTGCAAAAGCCACTGGCACAAAAACAGGTTTATATAACATGCTTATTGCATTTCTTACTGCATTGATAATTGTAGTAGGAATGAGAATGATGGGAGCATTACTTATATCCAGCCTTATTATTTTCCCTTCTTTAACATCTATGAGGGTATTTAAAAGTTTTAAGAGCGTTGTAATCAGTTCAACTATACTATCGGTTACTTGTTTCTTTATTGGTTTAGTCGCTTCTTTTCAGTTTTCAACTCCTGCAGGTGCAAGCGTTGTAGTAGTAAACCTCGGAGCATTCTGTATGTTTTTTATTGCTGGACTGGTTCAAAAAAAGTTTAATATAAATGGAGGTTAA